The following proteins are co-located in the Peromyscus maniculatus bairdii isolate BWxNUB_F1_BW_parent chromosome 23, HU_Pman_BW_mat_3.1, whole genome shotgun sequence genome:
- the LOC143270564 gene encoding putative sperm motility kinase W has protein sequence MGSHMDEDILEKDFRMLTSLGCGSFGEVKLACHLPTHTRVAVKVLEKNTNSVADISTEVNILQSLEHRNIVRFFDMIDTLTTTYLIMEYVAGEDLESCLGALGCLKEEEARGIFRQVVSAVHFLHQRHIVHRDIKLENILVDAAGNAKLCDFGMAIEITEGQMLEEICGSLLYWAPEILARKPYDGLAGDMWSLGIVLYVLVTGHFPYMEETLEGMHRVITTTMCPIPYHLSKPCNFIIARLLMVPICYRFTICQLVKTAWLGPIQEHVLPATKEILPRVVETMCTIGYTCEEIVSSLTHRQEDNHVTATCNILKYRLSGGDSHQQEQMPWLTNSPAVTVHLHLPLKRASEPAFTTSTHAGKGHFKEEGVEEIGKRCRSYTMPHRSSFLVVLPSSDNTVPERDALMADVINTAAEDIAVNRNSVDPLPGNLSSPESVLDETPTGFLNLGFCEEDSSQAPDIPSDQPQVAPTTSGSRPFRVWKLVRKQISHALRALCCCCCCCLPTPSVETEMAQ, from the exons ATGGGCAGCCACATGGATGAGGACattcttgaaaaggatttcaggatgttaacatctctaggttgtggttccttcggggaggtgaagctggcctgtcaccttcccacacatacacgagtggctgtcaaggtccttgagaaaaacaccaacagTGTGGCTGACATCAGTACTGAAGTGAACATCCTTCAGTCTTTAGAACATAGGAACATCGTTCGATTTTTTGACATGATCGACACACTGACAACCACTTATCTGattatggagtatgtggcagGAGAAGACCTGGAGAGCTGCCTCGGGGCTCTGGGCTgtctaaaggaggaggaggctagagggattttccggcaggtggtgtcagcagttcacttcctccaccagagacacattgtacaccgtgatatcaaattagaaaacatcctagttgatgcagcaggaaatgcaaaactttgtgactttggtatggcaattgaaatcacagaggggcagatgttggaggagatctgtggctccttgctctattgggccccagagatcttggcaagaaagccctatgatggactggcaggtgatatgtggagcttgggtatTGTTCTATATGTCTTAGTCACAGGGCACTttccatacatggaagaaacccttgaaggtatgcacagggtcatcaccaccacaatgtgtCCCATTCCCTACCATCTGTCAAAACCCTGTAATTTCATCATTGCCCGACTACTCATGGTCCCTATCTGCTACCGATTCACAATCTGTCAGCTTGTAAAAACAGCATGGCTGGGCCCAATTCAAGAACATGTACTGCCTGccaccaaagaaatcctgcccagGGTCGTGGAGACAATGTGCACCATCGGCTATACATGTGAGGAGATTGTTTCATCCCTAACTCACAGGCAAGAAGATAATCATGTAACAGCTACTTGCAACATTCTCAAATATCGGCTGAGTGGTGGGGACAGCCATCAGCAAGAGCAGATGCCCTGGTTAACCAACAGCCCTGCAGTTACTGTTCACCTCCATCTCCCCTTGAAGAGAGCCAGTGAACCAGCATTTACAACCAGTACACATGCTGGGAAGGGTCACTTTAAGGAGGAGGGTGTGGAGGAAATAGGCAAAAGATGTAGAAGCTACACCATgcctcacagatcctccttcctGGTGGTGCTGCCCTCTtcagacaacacagtcccagaaagagatgctctTATGGCTGATGTCATCAACACTGCTGCAGAGGACATTGCAGTCAACAGGAATTCTGTTGACCCCCTGCCTGGCAATCTCTCCTCCCCTGAGTCAGTCTTGGATGAAACACCCACAGGAtttctgaacctgggcttctgtgaagaagattcatcccaggcgccagacattcccagtgaccagccccaggTGGCACCCACAACATCTGGATCCAGGCCATTCAGGGTCTGGAAGCTGGTGAGGAAGCAAATTTCCCATGCACTGAGagcactgtgctgctgctgctgctgctgcctgcccaccccaag tgtggaaactgaaatggccCAATAG